A region of Acidithiobacillus ferridurans DNA encodes the following proteins:
- a CDS encoding ABC transporter C-terminal domain-containing protein, with translation MSYKENQELAALPAQIEALEKEEGEIAATLALPETYQNPERLREVQARADVVSASLTKAYGRWEALEEKAARAADF, from the coding sequence ATGAGCTACAAGGAAAACCAGGAACTCGCCGCCCTGCCGGCGCAGATCGAGGCGCTGGAGAAAGAAGAGGGTGAAATCGCCGCCACGCTGGCCCTGCCGGAAACCTACCAGAACCCGGAGCGCTTGCGCGAGGTGCAGGCCCGCGCCGATGTCGTCAGTGCATCTTTAACGAAAGCGTATGGGCGCTGGGAGGCGCTGGAAGAAAAGGCCGCCCGGGCTGCCGACTTTTAG
- a CDS encoding ATPase, T2SS/T4P/T4SS family: MFTVRVSHPRIGTQVISPSDGVCLLGKAEHAHLRMEGWNVGKEHVRIYAEQGGVYIEGLGRFGAVLVNGERMRAYGPVEAHDEISIAGYRLQIMPRFDNVTASIEEFAYLPLSGTKPPDGAPVIRQSPYWNQQLTEEVTWPTRPVYDAHWLVLVREVHEAVRSQMDLRRVDLGALSPEELRRIVGELVREVVWRMNSPPEFDRQRLVKEVLNEAVGLGPLEDFLADESITEIMVNRYDEVFIERQGRLLAAPALFSSEMAVRHIIDRIVAPIGRRIDESAPLVDARLSDGSRVNAVIPPLSLKGACITIRKFSKKRLQMEDLIAYDSIAVRMAHFIQVCVQQRKNIIISGGTGSGKTTLLNVLSNYIPDHERIVTIEDAAELRLYQPNLVSLEARPANMEGKGQISIRELVRNALRMRPDRIVVGECRGGEALDMLQAMNTGHDGSLTTAHANTARDMLSRLEVMVLMAGMDIPLIAIREQIASAVDIIVQITRFSCGSRKVTSVCEVTGIESGTIQLQELFAFKQQGYDAAGKVKGVFRATGAVPEFYEVMRERGLPVDLSIFQEEEPLRGREAGYVA; encoded by the coding sequence ATGTTTACCGTTCGTGTGTCACATCCCAGAATCGGTACGCAGGTCATATCACCGAGCGACGGCGTTTGTCTTCTTGGCAAGGCGGAGCATGCCCATCTGCGCATGGAAGGCTGGAACGTCGGCAAGGAACACGTGCGTATTTACGCTGAACAAGGTGGTGTTTATATCGAAGGATTAGGAAGGTTCGGAGCAGTGCTGGTCAACGGCGAACGCATGCGAGCCTACGGTCCGGTGGAGGCGCACGACGAAATATCGATCGCGGGATACCGTCTGCAAATCATGCCGCGCTTTGATAACGTGACGGCATCCATCGAGGAATTTGCCTACCTTCCCCTTTCTGGTACCAAGCCACCCGACGGTGCGCCCGTTATCAGGCAATCACCATATTGGAACCAGCAGCTGACCGAGGAAGTTACCTGGCCAACCCGTCCCGTTTACGACGCTCACTGGCTGGTATTGGTGCGCGAAGTCCACGAAGCCGTGCGCAGTCAGATGGATTTGCGACGTGTCGACCTCGGGGCGCTATCGCCGGAGGAGCTGCGCCGTATCGTCGGCGAGTTGGTGCGGGAAGTCGTGTGGCGGATGAATTCACCCCCGGAATTCGACCGGCAGCGTCTCGTAAAAGAGGTGCTGAATGAAGCCGTCGGACTTGGTCCGCTGGAAGACTTTCTAGCGGATGAAAGCATTACGGAAATCATGGTGAACCGCTATGACGAAGTATTTATCGAGCGCCAAGGCAGATTGCTGGCTGCCCCGGCGCTATTCAGCAGTGAGATGGCGGTGCGGCACATCATCGACCGTATCGTTGCGCCCATCGGTCGGCGCATTGATGAAAGCGCACCGCTGGTGGATGCCCGCCTATCCGATGGTTCCCGCGTCAATGCCGTCATTCCACCGCTATCGTTGAAAGGCGCGTGCATCACTATCCGTAAATTTTCCAAAAAGCGGCTACAAATGGAAGATTTGATAGCTTACGACTCCATTGCGGTGCGCATGGCACATTTCATCCAGGTCTGCGTACAGCAACGCAAAAACATCATCATCTCCGGGGGTACCGGCTCCGGCAAAACCACCCTGCTCAATGTACTTTCCAACTATATTCCCGACCATGAACGCATTGTGACCATTGAGGATGCGGCGGAACTGCGCCTATACCAGCCCAATCTGGTCTCGCTGGAGGCGCGCCCGGCCAACATGGAGGGAAAAGGCCAGATTTCCATCCGCGAACTGGTGCGCAACGCCCTGCGTATGCGCCCTGACCGCATTGTAGTGGGCGAATGCCGCGGCGGCGAGGCCTTGGACATGCTGCAGGCCATGAACACCGGCCACGACGGCTCCCTCACCACCGCCCACGCCAACACGGCACGGGACATGCTGTCCCGTCTGGAAGTCATGGTGCTGATGGCGGGAATGGACATCCCCCTTATCGCCATTCGGGAGCAGATCGCCTCAGCAGTAGACATCATTGTTCAGATCACGCGCTTTTCCTGCGGCTCGCGCAAGGTGACCAGCGTCTGCGAGGTCACCGGCATCGAGAGCGGCACCATCCAGTTGCAGGAGCTATTCGCCTTCAAGCAGCAAGGCTACGACGCCGCCGGCAAGGTCAAGGGCGTCTTCCGCGCCACGGGCGCCGTACCAGAGTTCTATGAAGTGATGCGCGAGCGGGGCCTGCCGGTGGATCTGTCCATCTTTCAGGAGGAGGAACCCTTGCGGGGGCGGGAGGCGGGTTATGTGGCGTAA
- a CDS encoding DUF4870 domain-containing protein, whose amino-acid sequence MDSNDLIESVSKDDRNIAALTHAGGIIFGFIPSLIVYLLKKDSGSAWLVQQSREALNFQITVLIACVVASILSTLLIGLFIFPLIFIVNLIFCVLAAIKASNGEVYRYPLTLRLLS is encoded by the coding sequence ATGGACAGCAATGACCTCATTGAATCAGTCAGTAAGGACGATCGTAATATCGCTGCGCTCACCCATGCCGGCGGTATCATCTTCGGGTTCATCCCGTCGCTCATCGTCTATCTCCTCAAAAAGGACAGCGGCTCCGCCTGGTTGGTGCAGCAAAGCCGAGAGGCGCTGAATTTCCAGATCACGGTGCTGATTGCCTGTGTAGTAGCCAGCATTCTCAGCACCTTGTTGATAGGCCTGTTCATTTTCCCGCTGATTTTCATAGTGAATTTGATATTCTGTGTGTTGGCCGCCATCAAAGCCAGTAATGGCGAGGTCTACCGCTACCCGCTCACCCTGCGTTTGCTGAGTTGA
- a CDS encoding TadE/TadG family type IV pilus assembly protein has translation MWRNPVIGMGNGPAAAVAPLPASERVPVSPHLLLQSAAGRREGGASAVEFAIAAPALLLAILGTFQTALLYQARAQLEVAAQEAVRAGTLHGASLGAIRDGLARGLTPLYTHGRDMTALAQGYAAATLAAQQADIHILNPTQEAFADFQERTRDPDGHWVTGIPSDHLGYRSVQPGQQSGLSIQDATLLKIRVVYHHPLIMPFVDHLFARFGGGAFAQAQGVQDRLLDTFPLSAEAIFRMQSPFTHPEALQALSNLGRPQPGQTSSENAGEGSRESANPGTVPELPEYADEGASCAEDSSPPATEGTNPLLDYINRQGGSGSSNPFSAVSE, from the coding sequence ATGTGGCGTAACCCAGTAATCGGAATGGGGAATGGACCCGCTGCGGCGGTGGCGCCGTTACCGGCATCAGAAAGGGTGCCAGTATCCCCCCACCTCCTCTTGCAAAGCGCGGCCGGACGGCGCGAAGGCGGCGCCAGCGCCGTGGAGTTCGCCATCGCGGCCCCTGCCTTGCTGCTCGCGATCTTGGGCACCTTTCAGACGGCCCTGCTCTACCAGGCCCGCGCCCAACTGGAGGTGGCGGCCCAGGAGGCAGTGCGGGCCGGGACCTTGCACGGGGCAAGCCTGGGCGCCATCCGCGATGGCCTCGCCCGGGGATTGACGCCCCTCTATACCCACGGCCGGGACATGACGGCGCTGGCTCAGGGCTATGCCGCCGCCACCCTCGCCGCTCAGCAGGCCGACATCCACATTCTCAACCCCACCCAAGAGGCCTTTGCCGACTTCCAGGAGCGCACCCGCGATCCCGACGGCCACTGGGTCACGGGCATCCCCAGTGATCATCTGGGCTACCGTAGCGTCCAGCCGGGCCAGCAGAGCGGCCTTTCCATCCAGGATGCCACCCTCCTCAAGATCCGGGTGGTCTACCACCATCCCCTCATCATGCCCTTCGTGGACCACCTCTTCGCCCGCTTCGGCGGCGGGGCCTTCGCCCAGGCCCAAGGGGTGCAGGACCGCCTCCTCGACACCTTTCCCCTCTCCGCCGAGGCCATCTTCCGCATGCAAAGCCCCTTTACCCATCCCGAGGCGCTGCAGGCGCTTTCGAACCTGGGCAGACCGCAGCCAGGGCAGACATCTTCCGAGAATGCCGGAGAGGGCAGCAGAGAGAGCGCAAACCCAGGTACCGTTCCCGAACTGCCGGAATATGCCGACGAGGGTGCTTCTTGCGCCGAGGACTCGTCCCCACCCGCAACGGAGGGGACGAATCCATTGCTCGACTACATCAATCGGCAGGGCGGATCGGGATCGTCCAATCCTTTTTCCGCCGTTTCCGAATAG
- a CDS encoding type II and III secretion system protein family protein, translating to MKYIRNSLAVAMATCVLPALTYAGDLLSLEQRSDISMYAGQVKIIPTNTVKRVAVGNGKILSVTLVDNKELLLLAEGSGETNLHLWYKNGAKSASRVVIAPKDVGRTAEEISTLLGNGTHTQVKVVGDKVVIDGRNLSDETINRIEKLKAIYPNVVNLAEKESIRMEKVVLLDVKILKMKNDFFRSLGINWNQSISGPQAGIVGDFSSNPYFRMDVPSTTGTGGPLANFSFPSSGVQNLPLKVAPFATNFGVIASVASRINYALQNGDAYEIANPKLSAKSGSKEPAEFLAGGQIPIPLAIGFGQTSVIFKDFGIRLKFSPVADDRNNISLKIFSEISNIDPALSVGGVPGFFTTRTQEEINLKDGDTLVMSGLIDHSMANNTSKIPGLGNIPVLGYLFKSEDFRNNESDLVFLVTPKVITADSLENIDAESHGRYLENLYRMRSEKGLIR from the coding sequence ATGAAATACATCCGTAACTCCTTGGCTGTGGCCATGGCAACCTGCGTCCTACCCGCTCTGACCTATGCTGGTGATCTCCTCAGTCTCGAGCAGCGATCTGATATTTCCATGTACGCCGGGCAGGTAAAAATCATCCCTACCAATACCGTGAAGCGGGTCGCCGTCGGTAATGGTAAAATACTCAGCGTTACCTTGGTTGACAACAAAGAATTACTTCTTCTGGCTGAGGGGTCTGGTGAAACAAATTTACACCTTTGGTATAAAAATGGGGCCAAAAGCGCGTCGCGAGTCGTCATCGCACCAAAAGATGTAGGTCGCACCGCCGAGGAAATATCTACTTTACTCGGGAACGGCACTCATACACAGGTCAAGGTGGTCGGCGACAAAGTTGTTATTGATGGTAGGAATCTATCGGACGAAACCATAAACAGAATAGAGAAACTCAAGGCGATTTATCCAAATGTTGTCAACCTCGCAGAAAAAGAATCGATAAGAATGGAGAAAGTGGTGCTTCTGGATGTAAAAATATTGAAGATGAAAAATGATTTTTTCCGCAGTCTCGGAATTAACTGGAACCAATCAATTTCCGGACCACAAGCTGGCATCGTCGGAGATTTCAGTTCTAATCCATACTTCCGCATGGATGTGCCATCCACAACCGGCACTGGCGGACCCCTTGCCAATTTTTCCTTCCCCAGTTCAGGGGTGCAAAACCTCCCTCTCAAGGTGGCCCCATTTGCGACCAATTTCGGGGTCATCGCCTCAGTGGCTTCCCGCATCAACTACGCACTGCAAAACGGTGATGCGTACGAAATCGCCAATCCCAAACTCAGCGCCAAAAGTGGCAGCAAGGAGCCAGCGGAGTTTCTGGCAGGCGGACAGATTCCCATTCCCCTGGCGATTGGATTTGGACAAACATCTGTCATTTTTAAGGATTTTGGCATTCGCCTGAAGTTTTCTCCGGTTGCGGATGACAGAAATAATATCAGCCTGAAGATATTCTCCGAGATAAGTAACATTGATCCAGCATTGAGCGTTGGTGGCGTACCCGGATTTTTTACTACCAGGACTCAAGAGGAAATCAACCTGAAAGATGGTGATACACTTGTAATGTCTGGATTGATAGATCACAGTATGGCCAATAATACCAGCAAAATACCAGGACTCGGAAATATCCCTGTTCTTGGCTACCTATTTAAATCTGAAGATTTCCGCAACAACGAGTCAGATTTGGTTTTTCTCGTCACACCCAAGGTAATCACTGCCGATTCCCTAGAGAATATCGATGCGGAATCTCATGGTCGTTATCTGGAAAACCTATATCGAATGCGTTCTGAAAAAGGCCTGATCCGCTAG
- a CDS encoding lysozyme inhibitor LprI family protein, with product MNRSSHWHHFAFVICCMGWLGISPAQAQSIDDLPYTHTLNCNAEQKSPAVGTICAQPKPKNFDESHTLRGELLRQDMYVVGLYRRALENTAPGGPEQAKIIAEQGAYLKRRDACGQDAQCILRVEQARHKELITLTHKLQKELPYEDIQSWTRGLVFPDGNGKAQPLEQRLLQSFDQYPMPHVTLPDGSTVFWGFLTGAGQVQSLAITDAQNHLRLLGAADDLLLAGTDPHKLQQARLVVFVRDPQALARYLPVVRAWAAADVLGFNRKCPGQDHARCTAALQAPLPIQAYNLNCKTSNGKIIQQHCALPLPQVPDDVSPGLFWQ from the coding sequence ATGAACCGATCGTCCCATTGGCATCATTTCGCCTTCGTCATCTGTTGCATGGGCTGGCTCGGCATCAGCCCGGCCCAGGCCCAGTCCATCGACGATCTGCCTTATACCCACACCTTAAATTGCAATGCCGAGCAGAAAAGTCCGGCGGTGGGAACGATCTGCGCGCAGCCGAAACCGAAGAATTTTGATGAATCGCACACCCTTCGCGGTGAACTGTTGCGTCAAGACATGTATGTCGTCGGCCTCTACCGCCGCGCCCTGGAGAACACCGCACCGGGCGGGCCCGAGCAGGCGAAGATCATTGCCGAGCAGGGGGCGTATCTCAAACGGCGCGACGCCTGCGGCCAGGATGCCCAGTGCATCCTGCGGGTGGAGCAGGCCCGCCACAAGGAACTGATCACGCTGACCCATAAGCTGCAAAAGGAACTGCCCTATGAGGACATCCAATCCTGGACCCGGGGCCTGGTGTTCCCCGATGGAAACGGCAAAGCCCAGCCCCTCGAGCAACGCCTCTTGCAGTCCTTTGATCAATATCCCATGCCCCATGTGACCCTCCCCGACGGCAGCACGGTCTTCTGGGGCTTTCTGACCGGGGCCGGGCAGGTGCAGTCCCTGGCCATCACCGATGCCCAAAACCATCTGCGCTTGCTCGGGGCGGCCGACGATCTCCTCCTGGCGGGTACCGATCCGCACAAGCTCCAACAGGCGCGCCTCGTGGTCTTCGTCCGCGATCCCCAAGCCTTGGCCCGCTATCTCCCGGTCGTGCGCGCCTGGGCGGCCGCGGATGTCCTGGGTTTCAACCGGAAGTGCCCGGGCCAGGACCACGCCCGCTGCACCGCGGCCTTGCAGGCGCCCCTGCCCATCCAGGCCTATAACCTGAATTGCAAAACCAGCAACGGCAAAATCATCCAGCAGCACTGCGCCCTTCCCTTGCCGCAGGTGCCGGATGACGTCTCACCCGGGTTGTTCTGGCAGTGA
- the cpaB gene encoding Flp pilus assembly protein CpaB, protein MSTPIKPDSIMRPTLQKKSRAITGWILLSFAVLAGLGAAYLAVHILNAKESALKQRLLSEMSSKKEITVAAVVPIENLPANTILTLSMVARRRIPVDTAPAGIIRESDFNKIENKRLLFPAEGGKPLTRSMFSNVGSPADILDAHHIALTISVNSENSFNKMLRPGDHIDMLWITPADVRANAAASTITNLQTAPAAPDGSLARFLGQNLKVLATGREMSPNNPGGADGYGTITLEVTPQQAQKILVAQKSGEIRLDLRGNNNTGAWPKYAISLHDIIGYPHTMPAGVEYIVGGASNSGSTTIRDVQTAGNAAQHAAPGSGDMTLRNKAQNGEFTALPFPYVPSSPTP, encoded by the coding sequence ATGTCGACCCCGATTAAACCTGACTCCATAATGCGGCCGACTCTACAAAAGAAAAGTCGTGCTATCACCGGATGGATTCTTCTGTCATTCGCGGTGCTGGCCGGGCTTGGCGCAGCGTATCTTGCTGTGCATATCCTCAATGCCAAGGAGTCCGCTTTGAAGCAGCGCTTGCTAAGTGAAATGTCTTCCAAAAAGGAAATCACCGTTGCCGCGGTTGTACCGATTGAGAATCTGCCCGCGAATACCATCCTCACGTTGTCTATGGTCGCGCGGCGAAGAATCCCGGTCGACACCGCACCGGCCGGGATCATACGGGAATCCGATTTCAACAAAATTGAAAACAAAAGACTCCTGTTCCCGGCGGAAGGCGGCAAACCGCTGACACGGTCGATGTTCAGCAACGTGGGCAGCCCGGCGGATATTCTCGATGCTCATCACATCGCCCTGACGATTTCGGTCAATTCGGAAAACTCCTTCAATAAAATGCTTCGCCCTGGAGACCACATCGACATGCTATGGATCACGCCAGCCGATGTTCGCGCCAATGCAGCCGCAAGCACCATCACCAACCTACAGACCGCTCCTGCAGCGCCAGATGGCTCCTTGGCGCGATTTTTAGGGCAGAACCTGAAAGTTCTCGCGACTGGGCGAGAGATGTCTCCCAATAACCCTGGTGGAGCAGATGGCTATGGCACCATTACCCTCGAAGTCACACCGCAGCAGGCGCAAAAAATCCTGGTAGCCCAGAAAAGCGGGGAAATCCGTCTGGATTTAAGGGGTAACAACAATACTGGTGCCTGGCCAAAATATGCGATTTCGCTGCACGATATTATCGGATATCCGCACACCATGCCGGCTGGGGTGGAATATATTGTCGGTGGCGCATCGAATAGTGGTAGCACGACTATCCGCGACGTGCAAACCGCCGGAAATGCAGCGCAGCACGCGGCCCCCGGGAGCGGGGATATGACGCTACGGAATAAGGCTCAGAACGGCGAATTCACCGCTCTGCCGTTCCCCTATGTACCATCATCACCCACGCCTTGA
- a CDS encoding lysozyme inhibitor LprI family protein, which yields MYLNTLFLNTPSRFGALLILSTAPLASPAVAQAGLPAAQCSRAATPTEGAICANQELHALDTELAEAYHHALTATNKGSNERQMLIAEQRQWLTMRDACKANVGCLAAAYRERLAQLHPGAMLELSPIALPQFLAMHPDAVIQLTSQSPGCIYCTDQDRRIFAEVAAHLPAHVAIARVEWTPWYLFPKEVASLAESTPGIPMIAILRNGEVVDRITGEQRDPALLSRAIASVFRE from the coding sequence ATGTACTTAAACACCCTGTTCCTGAACACCCCATCCCGTTTTGGGGCGTTGCTGATCCTGTCCACCGCGCCTTTGGCCTCGCCCGCCGTGGCGCAGGCCGGCCTGCCCGCCGCCCAATGCAGCCGGGCGGCCACGCCCACGGAAGGGGCCATTTGCGCCAACCAGGAACTCCACGCCCTGGACACGGAACTTGCCGAGGCCTATCACCACGCCTTGACCGCTACTAATAAGGGTAGCAACGAGCGTCAAATGCTCATTGCCGAACAGCGACAGTGGCTTACCATGCGTGATGCTTGCAAGGCGAATGTCGGGTGCTTGGCGGCGGCGTACCGCGAGCGTCTGGCGCAACTGCATCCAGGGGCGATGCTGGAGCTATCTCCGATCGCGCTTCCCCAGTTTCTGGCGATGCACCCAGACGCGGTCATTCAACTCACCAGTCAAAGTCCGGGCTGTATATACTGTACGGACCAGGATCGCAGGATTTTCGCTGAGGTGGCGGCGCATCTACCCGCGCATGTGGCCATCGCCCGGGTAGAGTGGACACCATGGTACCTTTTCCCCAAGGAAGTTGCTTCGCTTGCCGAATCCACGCCGGGAATTCCAATGATCGCGATATTGCGTAATGGAGAGGTGGTCGATCGCATTACAGGTGAGCAGAGAGACCCGGCATTGCTATCCCGAGCCATAGCCTCGGTGTTTCGGGAGTGA
- a CDS encoding peptidoglycan D,D-transpeptidase FtsI family protein encodes MPSERLSLQRILPRWRAILLLAVILLGLVVVLARDTELQWRQAHELRVQGRMRYLQSRPLPAARGVIYGSNGDALAVNVPAVTIWTDPRIFNAHRKDWNKVAQALNLSPDELTARVRSGGSGFAYILRQVPPQLGRTLDALHVPGIYVQKTSRTYYPLGAVTTPLLGLVHLDHQGAAGLEMGYNSWLSGKAGREKVLVDGQGEVLHLLGARQAPVPGHDLHLTINPQIQYWAYMTLLAAQQHFGATEGSAVVMNVQTGQILAMASVPSCNPNARGSCGDPMDYVNNAVHQAFEPGSVMKPFMVAAALETGSIQPDQRFNVSHCLPVGGFCIRDDVVHHELNVAHILKYSSDIGAAKIALRTPAQAIYDMYRAAGYGKEPDLGFAGGTGGVLPPPQTWDKARHATIALGYGVSVTTLQLAEGYAAIANGGYHVAPTLIAGQPTQRVRIMPAAIAAHLRHWLEGVCAANGTGILAAIPGYAVAGKTGTANLANGKDGFLKNKTNATFVGFAPGFAPKLVMAVTLRGSTRYWNFGGVESAPVFRVTMRHALEELNIAPRWCGGKACASKENHITATQAEIWAEGGGN; translated from the coding sequence ATGCCGTCGGAACGCTTAAGCCTGCAACGCATCCTGCCGCGCTGGCGGGCGATACTGCTCCTTGCCGTCATTCTTCTGGGGCTGGTGGTGGTGCTGGCGCGGGATACGGAACTGCAATGGCGGCAAGCCCACGAGCTGCGTGTTCAGGGGCGCATGCGCTATCTGCAGTCGCGGCCTTTGCCCGCTGCCCGTGGCGTGATCTACGGTAGCAACGGTGATGCGTTGGCGGTAAATGTGCCGGCCGTGACCATCTGGACGGATCCGCGCATCTTCAATGCCCACCGTAAGGACTGGAACAAGGTGGCGCAGGCTCTGAATCTCAGTCCCGACGAGCTGACGGCGCGGGTCCGGTCCGGTGGATCCGGCTTCGCCTATATCCTGCGTCAGGTGCCGCCGCAACTGGGGCGCACACTCGATGCCCTCCATGTGCCCGGTATCTATGTCCAGAAGACCAGTCGCACTTATTATCCGTTGGGGGCGGTAACCACACCGCTGCTAGGCTTGGTACATCTCGATCACCAGGGCGCTGCCGGCCTGGAGATGGGCTATAACTCCTGGCTGTCGGGCAAGGCGGGCCGTGAGAAGGTGCTGGTAGACGGGCAGGGCGAAGTGCTCCACCTCCTCGGTGCGCGGCAGGCGCCGGTACCCGGCCACGACCTGCACCTGACCATCAACCCTCAGATTCAGTACTGGGCCTACATGACGTTGCTGGCTGCGCAACAACATTTCGGCGCCACCGAAGGCTCGGCGGTGGTAATGAATGTGCAAACCGGACAGATTCTCGCCATGGCGAGCGTGCCGTCCTGTAATCCCAATGCGCGCGGTAGTTGCGGCGATCCTATGGATTATGTCAATAACGCCGTGCACCAGGCTTTCGAGCCCGGTTCGGTAATGAAGCCATTTATGGTGGCGGCCGCCCTTGAAACGGGCAGTATCCAGCCGGACCAGCGCTTTAACGTCTCCCACTGCCTGCCCGTGGGCGGGTTCTGTATTCGCGACGATGTGGTACACCATGAACTGAACGTGGCGCATATTCTCAAATACTCCAGCGACATCGGCGCCGCCAAGATTGCCCTGCGAACACCTGCCCAGGCCATCTACGACATGTATCGGGCGGCGGGTTATGGCAAGGAGCCGGATCTGGGTTTTGCAGGTGGAACCGGTGGTGTGCTGCCTCCGCCCCAGACCTGGGACAAGGCGCGCCATGCCACCATAGCGCTGGGCTACGGCGTGTCGGTGACGACCCTGCAACTGGCGGAAGGTTATGCGGCCATCGCCAACGGGGGTTATCACGTCGCTCCGACGCTGATCGCCGGCCAGCCCACGCAGCGCGTGCGCATCATGCCCGCCGCCATCGCGGCGCACCTGCGGCACTGGCTGGAAGGAGTCTGCGCTGCCAACGGTACGGGCATCCTCGCAGCGATCCCCGGTTATGCAGTGGCGGGCAAGACGGGCACTGCCAACCTGGCCAACGGAAAAGACGGGTTTTTGAAGAACAAGACCAATGCGACGTTTGTCGGATTTGCACCTGGTTTTGCACCGAAACTGGTCATGGCGGTAACCTTGCGCGGAAGTACCCGCTACTGGAACTTCGGTGGCGTGGAGTCGGCCCCCGTGTTCCGGGTGACCATGCGCCACGCCCTGGAAGAGCTGAACATTGCACCACGCTGGTGCGGAGGCAAGGCCTGTGCCTCCAAGGAGAACCATATCACGGCCACCCAGGCGGAAATCTGGGCGGAAGGAGGCGGCAATTGA
- a CDS encoding uracil-DNA glycosylase, whose product MPDILSDEQRQFLQLLRMPVPGDPPPELAQDKTTANNASAVANRSVPAPSASESVPAPLVETSMRCPEPLPIPAEEGAPVGGGAAPATALSSAEATPIPVNGTRSPPTAEPLPSPPAPAAAQASGATGERQRITRIATLDWRDLSNMVSTCQACPLGETRKHAVFGAGNPRGSWLFVGEAPGAEEDRRGEAFVGRAGQLLDNMLQAMGLSRDKDAYIANILKCRPPNNRDPLGPEVQACMPYLQRQIALLQPRVIVALGRFAAQGLLQVDTPLSQLRGTTQHYQGIPLIVTYHPAYLLRNPIDKRKVWEDLKRALGVFAEQATF is encoded by the coding sequence ATGCCCGACATCCTCAGCGACGAACAACGCCAGTTCCTGCAGCTTTTGCGCATGCCCGTGCCCGGTGACCCGCCGCCGGAGCTGGCGCAGGACAAAACGACGGCAAACAACGCTAGCGCTGTAGCGAACCGATCTGTACCTGCGCCATCAGCGTCGGAGTCGGTTCCGGCGCCCCTTGTGGAGACGTCCATGCGGTGCCCGGAACCACTCCCGATCCCCGCCGAAGAGGGGGCCCCGGTAGGGGGTGGTGCGGCACCCGCGACGGCACTCTCATCCGCAGAGGCGACCCCGATCCCGGTGAACGGCACACGGTCGCCGCCCACTGCCGAGCCCCTTCCATCTCCGCCGGCACCCGCCGCAGCCCAGGCCAGCGGCGCTACTGGGGAGCGGCAACGGATCACCCGCATCGCCACTCTGGACTGGCGTGATCTCAGCAACATGGTCAGCACCTGTCAGGCATGCCCCCTGGGCGAAACCCGCAAACATGCCGTATTCGGTGCGGGCAACCCGCGCGGGTCCTGGCTCTTTGTCGGCGAGGCGCCGGGCGCGGAAGAAGACCGCCGCGGCGAAGCCTTTGTGGGGCGTGCCGGTCAACTCCTCGACAACATGCTCCAGGCCATGGGCCTGAGTCGCGACAAAGACGCCTACATTGCCAATATCCTCAAATGCCGTCCCCCCAACAACCGCGATCCGCTGGGCCCGGAGGTGCAGGCGTGCATGCCCTACCTGCAGCGCCAGATCGCGCTGTTACAGCCGCGTGTGATCGTTGCCCTGGGACGCTTTGCTGCGCAGGGCTTGCTTCAGGTGGATACGCCGCTCAGCCAATTGCGCGGTACGACCCAGCACTACCAAGGCATTCCCTTGATCGTCACCTACCACCCCGCCTATCTGCTGCGTAATCCCATCGACAAGCGCAAGGTCTGGGAGGATCTGAAGCGGGCGTTGGGGGTGTTTGCGGAGCAGGCAACCTTCTAA